One window of Mediterraneibacter butyricigenes genomic DNA carries:
- the hrcA gene encoding heat-inducible transcriptional repressor HrcA, whose translation MIREEGLNERKLVILKAIIQNYLETGEPVGSRTLSKYTDLNVSAATIRNEMSDLEEMGYIIQPHTSAGRVPSDKGYRLYVDMLMEEKEQELTDMREELLQKSEKTDQILKQAAKVLANSTNYATMISSPINNRNTLKFIQLSQVDETQLVAVIVMGGNVIKNKIIDVEEELGNETLLKLNMLLNTSLNGMSIDQINLGLIAALKEQAGIHRKVISDVLDAVAEIIHIEDDMEIYTSGATNIFKYPELSDSKSAQEILGAFEEKQQLAELVTQTLSSEENTGIQVYIGEEAPVKTMKDCSVVTATYELGDGMKGTIGIIGPKRMDYEHVMKTLKKLQTELDSMYGKNDE comes from the coding sequence ATGATAAGAGAAGAAGGCTTAAATGAACGAAAACTGGTTATTTTAAAAGCAATCATCCAGAACTATCTGGAGACAGGAGAACCGGTAGGCTCCAGAACCCTTTCCAAATATACAGATCTGAATGTCAGCGCAGCAACGATCCGAAATGAGATGTCGGATCTGGAAGAGATGGGTTACATTATTCAGCCCCATACTTCCGCAGGAAGAGTTCCTTCCGATAAGGGCTATCGACTTTATGTAGATATGCTGATGGAGGAAAAAGAACAGGAACTCACCGATATGCGAGAGGAACTTCTGCAGAAGTCCGAAAAGACAGATCAGATCCTGAAACAGGCCGCGAAAGTATTGGCCAACAGTACCAATTATGCGACCATGATTTCGTCTCCGATCAACAATCGGAACACATTAAAGTTCATCCAGCTCTCTCAGGTAGATGAGACGCAGTTGGTGGCAGTCATCGTGATGGGCGGCAATGTGATCAAGAACAAGATCATTGATGTGGAAGAAGAACTGGGAAATGAAACACTTCTGAAGCTGAATATGCTGCTGAACACCAGTCTCAACGGAATGTCGATCGATCAGATCAATCTGGGTCTGATTGCTGCATTAAAGGAACAGGCCGGAATCCACCGCAAGGTGATCAGCGATGTGCTGGATGCAGTAGCAGAGATCATTCACATTGAAGATGATATGGAGATTTACACCAGCGGTGCAACCAACATTTTCAAGTATCCGGAGCTCAGTGATTCCAAGAGCGCACAGGAGATTCTGGGAGCGTTCGAGGAAAAGCAGCAGCTGGCAGAACTGGTGACTCAGACCTTATCCAGTGAGGAGAACACAGGAATCCAGGTATATATAGGAGAAGAAGCTCCGGTAAAGACCATGAAGGACTGCAGTGTGGTAACAGCCACTTACGAACTGGGAGACGGAATGAAAGGAACCATCGGAATCATCGGTCCGAAGCGTATGGATTATGAACATGTAATGAAGACGCTGAAAAAGCTTCAGACGGAGTTGGATTCCATGTATGGAAAGAATGATGAATGA
- the grpE gene encoding nucleotide exchange factor GrpE has translation MVKDAVEEAKAKVAEEQTEEVQTEENPETVTEEEAETASQEETGGEAKEPAKEGSKKFFGKKNKKDKKDEKIEELTDRLTRQMAEFDNFRKRSEKEKSQMYEIGAKDVIEKILPVVDNFERGLQGLTEEEKADPFVEGVDKIYKQLMTTLEGIGVKPIEAVGQEFDPDFHNAVMHVEDEAFGENTIAEEFQKGYTYRDSVVRHSMVKVAN, from the coding sequence ATGGTAAAGGATGCGGTAGAGGAGGCAAAAGCCAAAGTCGCAGAGGAACAGACTGAAGAAGTGCAGACGGAAGAGAATCCGGAAACAGTAACTGAGGAAGAAGCTGAGACAGCATCTCAGGAAGAAACAGGCGGAGAAGCAAAGGAGCCGGCAAAAGAAGGTTCCAAAAAGTTTTTCGGCAAGAAGAATAAGAAAGATAAAAAGGACGAGAAGATTGAAGAACTGACAGATCGTCTGACCAGACAGATGGCAGAGTTTGATAACTTCCGGAAACGTTCCGAAAAAGAAAAATCTCAGATGTATGAGATCGGAGCAAAAGATGTGATCGAGAAGATCCTTCCGGTGGTTGATAATTTTGAACGAGGGCTTCAGGGACTGACAGAAGAAGAAAAGGCTGATCCGTTCGTAGAAGGAGTCGATAAGATTTATAAACAGTTGATGACCACGTTAGAAGGAATCGGAGTAAAGCCGATCGAAGCAGTTGGTCAGGAATTCGATCCGGATTTCCATAATGCAGTAATGCATGTGGAGGATGAAGCGTTTGGTGAAAATACCATCGCAGAAGAATTCCAGAAAGGTTACACGTACCGCGACAGTGTGGTTCGCCACAGTATGGTAAAAGTCGCAAACTAA
- the dnaK gene encoding molecular chaperone DnaK, whose amino-acid sequence MGKIIGIDLGTTNSCVAVMEGGQPTVIANTEGARTTPSVVAFTKTGERLVGEPAKRQAVTNAEKTISSIKREMGTDHKVEIDGKKYSPQEISAMILQKLKADAESYLGEKVTEAVITVPAYFNDAQRQATKDAGKIAGLDVKRIINEPTAAALAYGLDNEKEQKIMVYDLGGGTFDVSVIEIGDGVIEVLATAGNNRLGGDDFDQKITDYMLADFKAKEGVDLSGDKMALQRLKEAAEKAKKELSSATTTNINLPFITATAEGPKHFDMNLSRAKFDELTRDLVEKTAEPVTRALKDAGITASELGQVLLVGGSTRIPAVQEEVKRLTGKEPSKSLNPDECVALGASVQGGKLAGDAGAGDILLLDVTPLSLSIETMGGVATRLIERNTTIPTKNSQIFSTAADNQTAVDINVVQGERQFARDNKSLGQFRLDGIAPAPRGVPQIEVTFDIDANGIVNVSAKDLGTGKEQHITITAGSNMSDEDIDKAVKEAAEFEAQDKKRKEAIDTRNEADAMVFQTEKAIKEVGDKLDAQDKAAVEADCQALKDLLAASAPENTTDEQVAEIKAAKEKLTESAQKLFTKMYEQAGATAGAGAAGGPTQEAGPAPEGFQGDDVVDGDYKEV is encoded by the coding sequence ATGGGTAAAATCATAGGAATTGACTTGGGAACAACTAACAGCTGTGTCGCTGTTATGGAAGGTGGACAGCCGACTGTTATCGCCAATACAGAAGGAGCAAGAACAACACCGTCTGTTGTTGCATTTACAAAGACAGGAGAACGTCTGGTAGGAGAGCCTGCAAAACGTCAGGCAGTTACCAATGCAGAGAAGACCATTTCTTCTATTAAGAGAGAGATGGGTACAGATCATAAAGTAGAGATCGACGGAAAGAAATATTCTCCGCAGGAGATCTCCGCAATGATTCTTCAGAAACTGAAAGCAGATGCAGAAAGTTATCTGGGAGAAAAAGTAACAGAAGCAGTTATTACTGTACCGGCTTACTTCAACGATGCTCAGCGTCAGGCTACAAAGGACGCAGGTAAGATCGCAGGTCTGGATGTAAAACGTATCATCAACGAGCCAACCGCAGCAGCTCTGGCTTATGGACTTGATAATGAAAAAGAGCAGAAGATCATGGTATACGACTTAGGTGGCGGTACCTTTGATGTATCTGTTATCGAGATCGGTGATGGAGTCATCGAAGTACTGGCAACAGCCGGTAACAACCGTCTGGGTGGAGATGACTTCGACCAGAAGATCACAGACTATATGCTGGCAGATTTCAAGGCAAAAGAAGGCGTAGATCTTTCCGGAGACAAGATGGCTCTTCAGAGACTGAAAGAAGCAGCAGAGAAAGCAAAGAAAGAGCTTTCTTCCGCAACGACAACCAACATCAACCTTCCGTTCATTACTGCAACAGCAGAAGGACCGAAGCATTTTGATATGAACTTGTCAAGAGCTAAATTTGATGAGTTGACACGTGATCTGGTAGAAAAGACAGCAGAGCCTGTTACAAGAGCTTTGAAAGATGCCGGAATCACAGCTTCCGAACTTGGTCAGGTACTTCTGGTAGGTGGATCTACACGTATCCCGGCTGTTCAGGAAGAAGTAAAGAGACTGACAGGAAAAGAACCAAGCAAATCACTGAACCCGGATGAGTGTGTAGCTCTGGGAGCATCTGTTCAGGGTGGTAAACTTGCAGGGGATGCAGGTGCCGGAGACATCCTTCTTCTGGATGTTACTCCATTGTCACTGTCCATTGAGACAATGGGTGGAGTTGCTACAAGACTGATCGAGAGAAATACTACCATCCCGACCAAGAACAGCCAGATCTTCTCTACAGCCGCTGACAATCAGACAGCCGTAGATATCAACGTTGTTCAGGGTGAGAGACAGTTCGCAAGAGACAACAAGTCTTTGGGACAGTTCAGACTGGATGGAATCGCACCGGCTCCGCGTGGAGTACCGCAGATCGAAGTTACATTCGATATCGATGCGAACGGTATTGTAAATGTATCTGCAAAAGACCTGGGAACAGGAAAAGAACAGCATATTACCATTACTGCAGGTTCCAATATGTCCGATGAAGATATCGACAAGGCTGTAAAAGAAGCAGCAGAGTTCGAGGCTCAGGACAAGAAACGGAAAGAAGCAATCGATACCAGAAACGAAGCAGACGCTATGGTATTCCAGACAGAAAAAGCCATCAAAGAAGTTGGTGACAAGCTGGATGCTCAGGACAAGGCAGCTGTAGAAGCTGACTGTCAGGCACTGAAAGATCTGCTGGCAGCATCTGCACCGGAGAACACAACCGATGAGCAGGTTGCTGAGATCAAGGCTGCAAAAGAGAAACTGACAGAAAGTGCTCAGAAGCTCTTCACAAAGATGTATGAGCAGGCCGGAGCCACAGCAGGCGCAGGAGCAGCAGGTGGACCGACACAGGAAGCAGGACCGGCACCGGAAGGTTTCCAGGGCGATGATGTGGTAGACGGAGATTATAAGGAAGTATAA
- the dnaJ gene encoding molecular chaperone DnaJ, whose translation MAESKRDYYEVLGVSRDADDATLKKAYRKLAKKYHPDMNPGDAEAEKKFKEASEAYAVLSDAEKRRQYDQFGHAAFENGAGGAGGFGGFDFNGADFSDIFGDIFGDLFGGGGARRGGRASNGPMKGANVRKSVRITFEEAVFGCEKELDVVLKDPCPTCNGTGAKPGTSPETCPKCGGKGQVVYTSQSFFGTVQNVQTCPNCAGSGKVIKDKCTSCSGTGYVSSKKKIQVSIPAGIDNGQCVRIREKGEPGVNGGPRGDLLVEVNVSRHPIFQRQDMHIFSVAPISFAQAALGGDVRIKTVDGDVIYTVKPGTKTDTKVRLKGKGVPSLRNKQVRGDHYVTLVIQTPEKLSPEAKEALKKFDELSGNTLNQEIKTEEDKPAHKKKRGFMEKMKEAFDE comes from the coding sequence ATGGCAGAGTCAAAAAGAGATTATTATGAAGTGCTTGGTGTCAGCCGCGATGCTGATGACGCCACACTGAAAAAAGCATATCGAAAATTGGCAAAGAAGTATCACCCGGATATGAATCCGGGTGATGCTGAAGCTGAAAAGAAGTTTAAAGAAGCTTCCGAAGCATATGCAGTGTTAAGTGATGCCGAGAAACGGCGTCAGTATGATCAGTTTGGTCATGCGGCATTTGAAAATGGAGCCGGCGGAGCAGGTGGCTTTGGTGGATTCGATTTTAACGGAGCGGATTTCAGCGACATTTTCGGAGATATATTTGGAGATCTCTTTGGAGGCGGAGGTGCCAGAAGAGGCGGTCGTGCAAGCAACGGGCCGATGAAGGGTGCAAACGTAAGAAAGAGTGTGCGTATCACATTTGAGGAAGCAGTCTTCGGATGTGAAAAAGAGTTGGATGTGGTTCTGAAGGATCCGTGTCCGACCTGCAACGGAACCGGTGCCAAGCCGGGAACTTCGCCGGAGACCTGTCCGAAATGTGGCGGTAAAGGTCAGGTAGTCTATACTTCACAGTCTTTCTTTGGTACGGTACAAAACGTACAGACTTGTCCAAACTGTGCGGGCAGTGGTAAGGTGATCAAAGATAAGTGTACTTCCTGCAGCGGAACAGGATATGTTTCCAGCAAGAAGAAGATCCAGGTATCAATTCCGGCAGGTATTGACAACGGTCAGTGTGTCAGAATCCGTGAAAAAGGAGAGCCAGGAGTCAACGGTGGTCCGAGAGGGGATCTGCTGGTCGAGGTAAATGTATCCCGCCATCCGATCTTCCAGAGACAGGATATGCATATTTTCTCTGTTGCACCGATTTCCTTTGCGCAGGCTGCGCTGGGCGGTGACGTGAGAATCAAGACCGTGGACGGAGATGTGATTTATACTGTGAAACCGGGTACCAAGACGGATACCAAAGTCCGTTTGAAGGGCAAAGGTGTTCCGTCTCTGAGAAATAAGCAGGTACGTGGAGATCATTACGTAACACTGGTGATCCAGACGCCAGAGAAACTAAGCCCGGAAGCAAAAGAAGCATTGAAGAAATTCGATGAACTTTCAGGAAATACACTGAACCAGGAAATAAAAACAGAGGAAGACAAACCGGCGCATAAGAAGAAGCGTGGGTTTATGGAAAAAATGAAAGAGGCATTTGACGAGTAA
- a CDS encoding response regulator has product MNLIIIDDDPFVTGALKILLEANPNITVLASGSNGKEAVSLYRRHRPDILLMDIRMEEMDGLTASEQILQEYPDAKILLLTTFSDDEYIIKALLLGAKGYLLKQDYATIVPALEAVASGQTVFGNEIISRIPSLMQQKESFDYHSLDINDRELEIIRLIAEGLSNKEIASALFLSEGTVRNYLSSILDKLHLRDRTQVAVFYYKHS; this is encoded by the coding sequence ATGAACCTTATTATCATAGATGATGATCCTTTTGTTACAGGTGCTTTGAAAATCCTTTTAGAGGCCAATCCCAATATCACGGTTCTAGCCAGCGGTTCCAACGGAAAGGAAGCCGTATCCCTTTACCGCCGGCATCGGCCGGACATTTTGCTGATGGATATTCGAATGGAAGAAATGGACGGACTGACTGCTTCTGAACAGATTCTACAGGAATATCCGGATGCCAAAATCCTGTTGCTGACCACTTTTTCTGATGACGAATATATTATCAAGGCACTGCTCTTAGGTGCCAAAGGGTATCTTCTAAAGCAGGATTATGCCACCATCGTTCCAGCATTGGAGGCCGTTGCTTCCGGGCAGACCGTCTTCGGAAATGAAATCATTTCCCGAATCCCAAGCCTGATGCAACAAAAAGAAAGCTTCGATTATCACTCCCTGGATATCAACGACCGTGAACTGGAGATCATCCGCCTGATTGCCGAAGGACTCAGCAATAAAGAAATAGCCTCCGCTTTATTTTTAAGCGAAGGCACTGTCCGTAACTATCTTTCTTCAATACTGGATAAACTCCATCTGCGGGACCGTACACAAGTCGCTGTGTTTTATTACAAACACAGCTAG
- a CDS encoding histidine kinase, with protein MRHPAEYAILTLYCFFSLSFVPIDVSFVAAFLCTFCLLSLSVFSDSSRAVTVAGIFFAGLCLFFPNFFLWIPAVLCIGFYHLNYIYLCAFLPAFLRYLIFGFLFTSSSQSLPGLRSVQSSQTLQSLSGSLVFYLLFGIFLGFLLALFFRRYEALQTLYRTTRDTETERNLLLHQRNQAILEKQDYEIYNATLKERNRIAREIHDNVGHVLSRSILMVGALKTVNQSPELSSSLDVLDQSLNQAMNSIRNSVHDLHEEAEDLEHSLKLLLDQFQFCPVSFQYEMSRAIPPKLKYCFIGIVKEALSNIIRHSHATQVSISCIEHPGFYQLKISDNGTPETINSTTSGSGSGIGLTNIRERTEALNGTLQITTDKGFHIFVMIPKENP; from the coding sequence ATGCGTCATCCGGCAGAGTATGCTATTTTAACTTTATACTGCTTCTTTTCGCTGAGTTTTGTACCGATCGACGTTTCTTTTGTAGCAGCATTTCTCTGCACCTTCTGTCTTCTGTCTCTTTCCGTTTTTTCGGATTCTTCCAGAGCAGTGACCGTAGCCGGAATCTTCTTTGCCGGACTCTGTTTGTTTTTTCCGAACTTTTTTCTCTGGATACCAGCCGTTTTATGTATCGGCTTCTACCATTTAAATTATATTTATCTTTGCGCATTCCTTCCGGCTTTTCTGCGATATCTGATCTTTGGATTTTTGTTCACATCATCTTCGCAGTCTTTACCGGGTTTGCGTTCTGTGCAGTCTTCACAGACCTTACAGTCTTTATCCGGTTCTCTGGTTTTCTATCTTTTGTTCGGGATTTTCTTAGGCTTTCTTCTCGCTTTATTTTTCCGGCGTTACGAGGCTTTGCAGACTCTCTACCGTACCACCAGAGATACGGAAACTGAGCGAAATCTGCTTCTCCACCAGCGCAATCAGGCGATTCTGGAAAAGCAGGACTATGAAATCTACAACGCTACCTTGAAAGAACGTAACCGGATAGCACGGGAAATCCATGACAATGTCGGTCATGTTCTCTCCCGTTCCATCCTGATGGTTGGCGCCCTGAAAACCGTGAACCAGTCTCCGGAGCTTTCCTCCTCTTTAGATGTTCTGGATCAGTCTTTAAATCAGGCAATGAACAGCATCCGAAACAGTGTCCATGATCTCCACGAGGAGGCCGAAGATCTGGAACATTCCCTGAAGCTTCTGCTGGATCAGTTTCAGTTTTGTCCCGTCTCCTTTCAATATGAAATGTCACGGGCAATTCCTCCGAAATTGAAATACTGCTTTATCGGTATCGTAAAAGAAGCGCTTTCCAACATTATCCGGCACAGTCATGCAACCCAGGTATCCATATCCTGCATCGAACACCCCGGATTCTACCAATTAAAAATCTCAGATAACGGAACGCCTGAAACCATCAACTCCACAACATCAGGAAGCGGATCCGGAATCGGGCTGACGAATATCCGGGAACGGACAGAGGCGCTGAACGGCACTCTGCAAATCACCACAGACAAGGGCTTTCATATTTTCGTTATGATCCCCAAGGAAAATCCATAA
- a CDS encoding ABC transporter ATP-binding protein — protein sequence MVEIENLVKRYGDLVALDHLNLSIEEGEVFGLLGPNGSGKTTAINCMLSLLKYDKGEIRLFGEKMEPDRYDLKRQIGIVLQNVAVFEELTVYENIDYFCGLYVKEKKKRQELVEEAIRFVGLEDYRKMRPKKLSGGLLRRLNIACGIAHKPRLIIMDEPTVAVDPQSRNKILEGIKELNRQGSTIIYTSHYMEEVEQICSRISIMDHGRSIAQGTKEELKELIRTGETITIEDVILTAEQIREMEIQPYVHEVDYKEQTLTVRCRKGSQNLVKVLSLLEEEKVGFGRVYSELPTLNDVFLEITGKQLRD from the coding sequence ATTGTGGAAATAGAAAATCTGGTAAAAAGATATGGAGATCTGGTGGCGTTGGATCATTTGAATCTGTCCATCGAGGAAGGGGAGGTCTTTGGGCTTCTGGGACCGAACGGAAGTGGGAAAACGACGGCGATCAACTGTATGTTGTCACTCCTGAAATATGATAAGGGCGAGATCCGGTTATTCGGAGAAAAAATGGAACCGGATCGCTATGATCTGAAACGTCAGATCGGGATCGTGCTTCAGAATGTGGCGGTGTTTGAAGAGTTGACCGTTTATGAAAATATTGATTATTTCTGTGGACTTTATGTAAAGGAAAAGAAGAAAAGACAGGAACTGGTCGAGGAAGCCATTCGTTTTGTGGGGCTGGAAGATTATCGGAAAATGCGGCCGAAGAAATTATCCGGGGGGTTACTTCGTCGGTTAAATATTGCCTGTGGGATCGCGCACAAGCCAAGACTGATCATCATGGATGAGCCGACGGTGGCGGTAGATCCTCAAAGCCGGAACAAGATTCTGGAAGGAATCAAAGAGCTGAACCGACAGGGCTCCACGATTATTTATACCTCTCATTATATGGAAGAGGTGGAACAGATCTGCAGTCGGATCTCTATTATGGACCATGGAAGAAGTATTGCACAGGGAACGAAAGAAGAACTGAAAGAGCTGATCCGTACAGGAGAGACCATTACCATCGAGGACGTTATACTGACGGCGGAACAGATTCGTGAAATGGAGATACAGCCTTATGTTCATGAGGTGGACTATAAAGAGCAGACGCTGACGGTACGATGCAGGAAGGGCAGCCAGAATCTGGTGAAGGTATTAAGTTTACTGGAAGAAGAGAAGGTTGGATTCGGAAGAGTGTATTCGGAATTGCCTACATTGAATGATGTGTTCCTGGAGATCACAGGAAAGCAACTGAGGGATTAG
- a CDS encoding ABC transporter permease, translating into MLHLLKYHLKINLRDFNVVFWPLIFPILLGTLFYFSFGTMKEADFEIVPVAVVNESDPDNGQSDEAWLKNLQNEIGGMQNGIFVQYLRELDGKLIRVEELSEEQAKKKLKEQEVSGIYLCKEGEDAVLEVNGSGMKESILEAVLNTYLEQKDAFVEIATTHPEGLQAAVSQMQDYQDLIQDVSLGGKTTDGNVQFFYALIAMACFYGGFIGFGTAIRLQANISALGARRCVTPTHKLKVILSEFVVAFVIHLVNVLILLFYLKEILRLQFAGDMREMLLILIIGSMIGVAFGIWIGSVGKLGEGSKIGILIGFSMICCFLAGLMVSGMKDLIEKHCPIINRLNPAAVISDALYCVNVYEDQARLHQDMGILLVMCAVLTVTAYLMVRRERYDSI; encoded by the coding sequence ATGTTACATTTGTTAAAATATCATTTGAAAATCAATCTGAGAGATTTTAATGTGGTATTCTGGCCGCTGATTTTTCCGATCCTGTTGGGCACCTTATTTTATTTTTCCTTCGGAACGATGAAGGAAGCGGATTTTGAGATCGTGCCTGTTGCCGTGGTAAATGAATCCGATCCAGATAACGGGCAATCGGATGAAGCTTGGTTAAAGAATCTGCAAAATGAAATCGGTGGAATGCAAAACGGAATCTTTGTACAATATCTGCGGGAACTGGATGGCAAACTGATCCGGGTAGAAGAACTGTCTGAAGAACAGGCAAAGAAAAAACTGAAAGAGCAGGAAGTGTCAGGCATCTATCTTTGCAAAGAAGGAGAGGACGCAGTTCTGGAAGTAAACGGGAGCGGAATGAAAGAAAGTATTCTGGAAGCAGTGCTCAATACGTATCTGGAGCAGAAAGATGCTTTTGTGGAGATAGCAACGACGCACCCGGAAGGATTGCAGGCAGCCGTTTCACAGATGCAGGATTATCAGGATCTGATCCAGGACGTTTCTCTTGGCGGAAAAACGACGGATGGAAATGTGCAGTTCTTTTATGCGCTGATCGCCATGGCATGTTTTTACGGTGGATTTATCGGATTCGGCACGGCAATCCGCCTGCAGGCAAATATTTCGGCGCTGGGAGCAAGAAGATGTGTGACGCCGACTCATAAGTTGAAAGTGATTCTTTCGGAATTTGTGGTTGCTTTTGTGATCCATCTTGTGAATGTGCTGATCCTTTTGTTCTATTTAAAAGAAATCCTGCGGCTGCAATTTGCCGGAGATATGCGGGAAATGCTGCTGATCCTGATCATCGGAAGTATGATCGGAGTGGCATTTGGCATCTGGATCGGAAGTGTAGGTAAACTTGGAGAAGGAAGTAAGATCGGAATATTGATCGGATTTTCTATGATCTGTTGTTTCCTGGCAGGACTGATGGTTTCAGGGATGAAAGATCTGATCGAGAAGCATTGTCCGATCATCAACCGGCTCAATCCGGCGGCGGTGATCTCGGATGCGCTTTACTGTGTCAATGTCTATGAAGATCAGGCAAGGCTGCATCAGGACATGGGAATCTTACTTGTCATGTGTGCAGTACTGACAGTGACGGCTTATCTTATGGTCAGGAGGGAACGTTATGACAGTATTTAA
- a CDS encoding ABC transporter permease gives MTVFKGYLKIAWKNRFLIFLYLGIFFGIVLMMQKSAKDSGGELYQTEGLNLAVVDEDHGAYAKSLIHYLEQRHQVQEMAPDKEKLQENLFYENVDYILWIPENFAQNCIEGQEKLSVTKRPGSYTGSYVDQQVNQFLNQAKLYQSAGFSEEEILKELQKDSPKAKVQVLDRQYKTAKENGIYYYFQYIPYLFLVISCYILGNLRMSFRKGDLPKRLAASAVSARRQSLESIGAVLVMGIVLWTICIGAAFVIYGEKMETIRSLIPYYLLNTFCFLLVTLMLAWLVGALVKSSTALNGVANLVSLGMCFLCGIFVPIGLLASGVRKIAQFLPAYWYTRANEILGNTQSLTQHMRDELFRAYGMQILFTLAFFCAVLSLAKWRQES, from the coding sequence ATGACAGTATTTAAAGGATATTTAAAAATTGCATGGAAGAACCGGTTCCTGATCTTCCTGTACCTGGGAATTTTTTTCGGAATCGTCTTGATGATGCAAAAGAGTGCTAAAGATTCCGGCGGTGAGCTGTACCAGACAGAAGGGTTGAATCTGGCGGTGGTAGATGAAGATCACGGTGCATATGCCAAAAGTCTGATCCATTATCTGGAACAGAGACATCAGGTGCAGGAAATGGCTCCGGACAAGGAAAAACTTCAGGAAAATCTTTTCTATGAAAATGTGGATTATATTCTCTGGATCCCGGAAAATTTTGCACAGAACTGTATTGAGGGGCAGGAGAAACTTTCGGTAACAAAAAGACCGGGGTCTTATACCGGATCTTATGTGGATCAGCAGGTCAACCAGTTCTTGAATCAGGCAAAATTGTATCAGAGTGCAGGATTTTCAGAAGAGGAGATCCTGAAAGAACTTCAGAAAGATTCTCCGAAAGCCAAAGTTCAGGTGTTGGACCGGCAGTATAAGACCGCGAAAGAAAACGGGATTTATTACTATTTTCAGTATATACCTTATCTGTTTCTGGTGATTTCCTGTTATATCCTGGGAAATTTGAGAATGTCTTTTCGAAAAGGAGATCTGCCCAAAAGGCTGGCAGCTTCGGCTGTGAGTGCCAGAAGACAGTCGTTGGAAAGTATCGGAGCAGTTCTGGTGATGGGGATCGTTCTGTGGACAATCTGTATCGGAGCGGCTTTTGTGATCTATGGGGAAAAGATGGAGACGATTCGAAGTCTGATTCCGTATTATCTGTTGAATACGTTTTGTTTCTTGCTGGTTACGTTGATGCTGGCGTGGCTGGTAGGAGCACTGGTAAAAAGCAGTACCGCTTTAAACGGAGTTGCCAATCTGGTTTCTCTTGGCATGTGCTTTTTGTGTGGGATCTTCGTACCGATCGGGCTTCTGGCATCGGGCGTGCGGAAGATCGCACAATTTCTTCCGGCTTACTGGTACACAAGGGCAAATGAAATCCTGGGGAATACGCAGAGTCTGACCCAACATATGCGGGACGAACTTTTCCGGGCTTATGGAATGCAGATACTGTTTACGCTGGCATTTTTTTGTGCGGTTCTTTCTCTTGCAAAATGGAGACAAGAGTCCTGA